The window tcaacaatggaaatatcgcggctggaggcgtgctcagggacgcgggaggtgcctggttgtctggattcacccataacctgggtttgggctcatccttttcagcggaactttggggtattctttctggagtcaagcttgccagaaatctgggtattaaaagggttgctgtggagtctgataatatggaggctattagtatgatctctaataatcatgctttttgtcttagtagccagaaccttatcaaagcaataagaagtcttggctcctcctttgagtccttagagttcagccacatctacagagaacaaaatcgaattgcggatcgcttggcggcggctgggcacgaggggatgttaggtgtttccaccctttctgatcctcctatctatctttcttctctccttttagaggacagagttagggttagctttcctaggctgatcccaggttagcttttgtctcggtgttggtttgttttctttcctgtttctatcaaaaaaaaaaaaaaattggtaaatatatatttctagAGTTAATTGCAACAATATTCGTTAAatttaaattagttttttttgaaaatattagatattttattatttaaatagtGATATGACAGTTACATTAAAAATAACTGATTACAAATGACGTGACAATCGAATGgagtaaaaaaattatatttattattgagaaaagtacaaaaataaaccttgtggttacacacATTTTCGATTACagccatgtggtttaaaagtttgcaaaatggtaccttgaggttcattccgttagcaaacacataccaaattaactaacggtgttaaaagtcaaagggaaaagagttaatttagtccttatatttatttattttataaattaaccccctttattatctaattatcacaaaaaaaccccaaaataaaaaataaaaatcaaatataccctcttctccatctctttttaatttatttatttttcttcttctcttctctctctcctttttGTTAATTTCTGTCTCTAAAATCAAATTGATTTTCTATCTCTCTCTAAATCTAATCTTTAATTAGCTTAAACAACACAATTTAATCTAatctttatttttctctctctttcaaaAACTAATCTTTAATTATCTTTCTCCTTTCTTGATCAAAACGTATGAGATGATAGATGCCCACACACCAATCCTATTGTTTATTGGAGCCTTACTGGCTGTAGTTTTGTCGTTTGGAATCCTCCCGAATTTGCTCAGGATCTACTTCCCAAATACTTCAAGCACAATAATTTCTCTAgcttttttcttttgctttcaaTTGCTCTTTTTAAGTTGATTTCATTTGGGGACATATTAGATTAGCCTAGCTAGAGGGGGAAACTCAATTTGATCTCTGATCTTGGCTTTGTAGGATCAACGTTAACCTTGTTATTTGGTTCATGATTGAGCAGGGATTCAGAAAGATTGATCCTGATCAATGGGAGTTTGCTAATGAAGAATTTATAAGAGGACAGAGACATCTTCTCAGTAACATAAGACGAAGAAAGCCAATCCATAGCCATTCTCTGCACAATCAACTCAACTTTTCACCATTATCTGATTCAGAAAAAATGGAATACGAAGACAAAATAAAGCGACTTAAACAGGACAAAACCTTGCTTCAGCTTGATCTGCATAGAAATGAGATTAGAttaaattgtgtttttttttttttttttagaactttgtgttttttaagttttttttttttttttttttttgaaacatttgTGTTTTTTAAGCTAATTAATTAAAGATTAGATTTAGAAAGAGATGGAAAAATAAAGATTAGATTAAATTAGGTTGTTTTAAACTAATTAAAGATTAGATTTAGAAAGAGATAGAAAATcatttgattttagagagagaaattaacaaagaggagagagaagataagaaaaaaataaataaattaaaaagagatggagaagatggcatatttgatttttattttttattttggggtttgtttgtgatagttagataacaaagggggttaatttataaaataaataaatataaggactaaattaactcttttcgttttgacttttaacactgttagtcaatttggtatgtgtttgctaacggaatgaacctcaatgtaccattttgcaaacttttaaaccacacgagtgttgttcgaaaataggtgtaaccacaagatttatttttatactttcttcctttattatttaatttattaaactgcTTGAATCTGTTATGCGACTAAAaactatatttttaatttttttaaccgTTACATTTGACTGCCATATTATACGTAGTAGAATTGTTTTTAGACATATACGTCATTTGTCtctaaacttgttcaaaaagcttgattgaccatttaactttcaaagtgtcccgatagccctCTGAATTTTCACAAAATGTTTCAGTTAGCCTTttcaacttgcgtaaaatataatcaattgtaAAAAAGTAATTTGAATGCGAAAAATGTATTGCACGTATCAAGGACAAGTTCAGAgccaaatgatgtattaagcctcgTTTCTAATACGATTTTCACATCACTATTTCATttgaattaattaaaacaaCTTCATTAAACTGAACAAACAATGATGAATAATGACATAACATCCATTTGACTTTCCAAACTTAATATTCAAAACCAATTAGAATCTTAAACTATCAATATCATCAATTAGATCTAGAACTAagaaaaaaatcattaattgaattttcatactaaacaaaaatatcaattgagtcctcataAAAAATCATTCAGTTTAACAGGCTCAGCTCATTTTCTCTAAACTTATTTTGAACCAACATAAAGATTATTATAACTCATGTAAAACAGTCACATTTTCTGATTTTAAGATAAGATGATAActtaattgatgttttttttatttagttcagggacctaattaatgattttgatagtttaaggtttaattgaatttgaaattttagtttagatCTCAAATGAATGTTGTGCCCATAATAATTGATGAATTAATGAAATTCCGAATgactttttcaaaatgactTTTTCAATCAAAGAGATTAACAAATTCCCAAACCAAACAAATCTCTAATTATAATCTGCTGTTTCAGGGTTTTGAAATTCACCCCAAAATCGCTACTCCACGATGCTCACCACCACCTCCAGACGCCTTCTTCTATCTTCCTCTTCAACTTCACCTCTCAATCACTCTCCATTTCATCAGATTACGGGTTTAGTTTCTCCCCTCCATACTCATTACTCTGGCGCTGAGGTCAATGCAGTTGTCTCTTCCTTTCATAAGCTTCTTCGTGCGAAACCCCGGCCATCTGTAATCGAGTTCACTAAATTGTTGTCTTCACTGGTTAGGATGAAGCAGTTTCACACTGTCATTTCTTTGTCCAAGCGGATGGAATATGTGAGTATTAAACCTGATGTTTATACTTGTAACATCTTAATTAATTGCTTCTGCCATTTAGAGTGTGTGGATTTTGGGTTTTCTGTTCTCGGCAAAATTTACAAGCTTGGTTTTCAACCTCACATTGTAACCttcaatttatttaattaatggtTTATGTAAAGATGGTAAAATTGTTCATGCAGTGGAATTTTGCCTGATGTTGTCACTCACACTTCACTAATTCATGGTCTTTGCTATTCAAATAAGTGGAAGGAAGCTTCGACATTGTTTGAAGAAATGTTGAATAGGAATATAGCACCGAATGTAGTTACTTTTAGTATATTAGTTGATGAACTTTGCAAACAAGGAATGATAATAAAAGCTCAATCTATTTTAAGCAGAATGATTCAAATGGGTGTTGAGCCTGATGTTGTTGCATATAATTCACTAATAGATGGATATGGCCTACATGGAAAAATGCATCTAGCTAGAGAAGTGTTTGACGTGATGAAGATAAAGGGTTGCAATCCTAATGCCCGTACTTATAACATCTTGATCAATTGGTATGGTAAGAAGAAATGTATTAGCGAGGCAAAGGAACTTCTTTATGAAATGTCTTCTAGAGGTTTAATTCCCGATAATTATACTTATAGTTCTCTTATTTACGGCTTATGTCATGCAAGAAGACCTTGGGAATCCTTCGAGCTCTTTAAGGATTTGGGTGCAACTGGCTATCTTTCAAATGTAGTAACATACTCAACTCTGGTACATGGCTTTTGTGAAAATGGATGTTTTGACATAGCATTCTCCTTATTTCATGAAATGCAAGTGACCAAATTGAAGCCTGATATAGCTACTTACAATATCAtaattgaaggcatgtgcaaAGCTGGAAGGTTTAAGGATGTAAAGAAATTGTTATCTGGACTTTTTATTGATCGATTGCAGCTACAGTCTacacatataatataataattgatAGACTTAGCAAGAAAGGATTCCTCGATGAAGCATACCAAATCTTCAAAAATATGGAAAACAGTGTCTGCTTGCCAGATAATTGTTCTTATAATGTGATGATTCATGGATTTCTTCGGTGCAAGGAATTGGCCAAGGCAGCAGAGCTTATTCTTGACATGCGTGGCAAGGGCTTCTGTGCAGATAACACCACATTGGAGTTGGTTGCTGAGAATAAAGCCATCGTGAAACTACTATAAAAAGTCATTGTGCATAGCAAGGTGAAATGATGAGTTGaaacttgaaatttaaatttattacaCCTGCTTCCAAATTATGTTTTGCTGCTGTGAGTTATCGGTACTCCAACTCAATTCATTTTAATATGAGTTTGATGCTACTATAAAAGTGTAAAGATTTAGTAAAAAATGTGTGATTTCTTTGATAAGTTGTTCAACTTTGTTCAGTGGGTTGTATAATTAGTGATTGATCTCTTATTGCACAGGCAGCAGCTTAGTCAGCAATTTAATATGTAAAATAGGAATGGTAGAATAGAATCTGAGGTTACTAAGGTAAATGAAAGCGGTAGTTAATTGCTTAAAATTTTCTTTCATTTGCATGATAGTTGAGCATCTAATGTTACTTTCAAGCTACGAAATGAGTTTATGATACTTATTTCCCATGCATATTATTACATTATTTTTTATCTTGATTTAAGCTTTCTGAAATAAGCTTAAGTTATAATAGTAAATAGTTATTATCAGTCTATAAACAAGATGATGTGACCACGTCAATTACCAAAAGGAGACAAACAAATTTTAATGAGCTGGATTTGTTATGGCTTAGATTATTTTTAAGGATGTATTGTTGCAAATGTTCATACATATTAAAATGAAGAGGATATCtattaaaaatatttcataCACTGAATTCCTCTTATTAATGTAGCTTTGTTCGGGTATATGTTTCAGGTGTTGTCCTCGGTATTGGACTTTTGTCTTTAATCCTTTGCAACTATAAGTTAATATCAGTTCAGTTCTTGAGAAAAGAAGAAACAGAAGTCGTAAACAGAGGCCTTTCGAGCAGAATGGTGGCTTCGTTGTTGCGGCAACGTCTCTTATCtggcaaataaataaataaaaggctACTTGCAAGTGGTGCAAAATTGCAGTTGGTAAGATTGTGCTGTAACCCCTTTCTCTCAATTATGTGAGATGTTTAAATCTTAAAGATTAATGTTAATGTTGATTTTCAATGATTTAGAAATCTAAGGTTAATGTTGGAATTTGGAACAGGTCTTACTCCTAAAATCTTTAGGGCTTTTCATTGTTTTTTCCTTATATGAGAAGTTCATAAGTAGAATGAATCATACATATTGTTGTTGATGCAAATTGATTTAGTTACACATTTTTGTTTTTCAGCTTTGTTTCAAATGGATAGTTTTGATTATTTGAAAGAAAGCCGTCAATCTGTGTTTATACAACTTTTGGATTTAGCTGAAGTCAATGAACACTCTGTTTTTTTAGGAGCTGGTGCAAATGGATTGGTTAGACTGACAGTTCGTTTATAGAACTTTATGAAAACGGCTTACACTAAGATCTCATCAATCCTAGGTAGTTTTCTGTGTCATATTTTCGTAACTTAATCTTATGTTTGACCGCTTAAGGTAGCGAGGATGTTAAAAGGCATTGCATCTGAACCCCCAATTTACGACAAAGATTTACTTTGTGTTTTGTGGGTATGTTTAGAGCCCTTAGAATTAGTCAAGGGAATTAGAAGAAGTAATCAGCAGAAGTGTACTATGTTCTCATTATTAATGTTCAAATTTCAATCTATGTTTGATATACTTTCCAGTTCAAAATTATCCAAGTATGGAACATGTCGATCTACTCTGGTGAGTCGATAAAGGTCAATCCTGACACGACCcatttaaaaataatgttttcttTTCAGTGTTGGTTCAGGTTTCAGTTTCCGTTATACAGACAAATGAATATTCTTAATTGTACTCTCTTTCTAAGTTGCTGCCCAATTGCACAGAAACTCAATAGCGTTTTTGCTTTTCCGTTTCTGTTTCAATTTCGTTTTCCGCATTATACAGACAATTTGTAAGCATTTGATTGAATTTAGCGTTTTGTTCGCATTTGATTGTTATATCTCTAATATCCTAAACTTTCATGGCAGACATGGTCGAAAACATAGATACCGACAATGAATCTTCTTCACCCAAGAGAGCTAAGCCAGCCTGTGCCTTTTGGTTCTCCTGTAGAGCATTGTTCACCTACAGTGCTGAATTTGGAGATTTGTCTCATCAGaaaaggtgaaatttcagggaAACTGTTGAAGCTACTTAGTGAGCTTGGGGATATCAATTCGGCTTCCTCTAGCTCAATGAAGAGGAAGCTCAAGTGATGAATTGGATCTTTCTCTTGATTATTCTTCCATTTACAGGACTCGTGTATTGGGGTTTTAAGAAGTTCTCCACAACTGGGTATGATTAAACTCATAGTTTGTTGATAtttgtcattaattgtaatatatgttttcagTCTTTGTTTGTAACGATCTACTTTTGGGAGTGTGACGCCTGGGTGGAAAGAGCCAGCTGGCCCTAATTAGGTATACGACTTCTAGGCAGGACGGATTGAGAGGGTGGTCTGATACTACACTAGCTTGTCGAATAACTATTATCTTCCTTCCGACATCGAAGTTGCAAGATAATTTTATTCTCTTGAGAACAATATAAGAATATTCATTGTTGACCTTAAATAAGGACATAATAAGAAAGTAATGTTATTTTGTCCGTATTACtggatttatttttctaataaaattactgaaagttacatttaattttaataaaatcattctagtcaataaatatataaaagttcACTCGGAATATTAGAAAAGtcaaaagtgattttttttttttctatttgaaATGGTTgaaatgactttattgaaataaaaagaaaagtaaaTAACTTTGttaaaacaaaatgaagttGATTGACTTTTTTAAAACTAACTCTAAATTTAAGTGATCAATCGTGCAATTCACCGGATAACAATTTGAAGTTGTCTTACTATACTTTTAAAAGATGATAAATGAAATGGATTCAAAGATTCAATTTATGGTAATACATATACAACTCCAAGTTGGTTATAAAAGTCGATTATCCTTTGAATTTTAAAAACAACAAATTATCTTGTATAAAAGTCGATTCTCCTTTGAATATTAAAAATGATGGATTATCTTGTTAAATTAGTTTAAAGTGATTTATTTTCTCTCGAATTTGCTTTAAATGATCTATTGGTCTCTTTAGCTTGCTTAAAATGACTATGTTTTAATTTGTCGAAATCTCCACTTATTTTACCACTCATAAGGTCAATCATGTTACTTTAAGTAATTTCAAAGTGCTAATGAGTTGTTTTCAAAGTTAGAGGAGTGATTAGAACTTTTTAGACAATTTGAAAGGCGAAAGACATATTGAGTCTATGGTGATAGTCACAATGATGGTTACTTAAGTTTATTAGTAGTTTGTAAAAACCAAACTGGCCTGAGCGAATAACACGTGCCTAAAGACTTTCATCGAAAATGAGTTTTGAGCTTGAAATTCAAATAAATACAGcgaaaataaatatatttattatttaatcaaTTAAACTGCTTGAAACTTTCATGTGACTAAAAactatatatttcaattttttaacTGTCATGAAACATGCATACAGTTACCATATTATATCTAGCAGAGTTATTTCTAATGAGATTGTCACGTTAGTATTTCAGTGATTTTTTCCGTTTCAATTAATTGAAATCACTTCATTAATTAAGTACACATGTAAATTTTCAATGTGATGTCTTAGACCCTAGAGATACattatagggataaggtacaaaagTACTCCTAATGTTTACAGccagagcaattttactcctgacgtctaaaatggtacaattttacccttaacatttgcagccaaaagcaattctattcctaacgttggcaagtttggtcaattccagacataattataaaacacatatattttgtttcttattctgcacgAATTGCATAACAgttcgttttaaaaaaaaattcatatattttgtgatttaataataaaattggagattaatatttataaattggtggagtattttgaatttttgtttgtccaactcgtacaatagacagtacactttttaatttttttcatatctaataatatatttagggtaattaatttattagtccctatattttgataaaacacattgtttagtatgtatattttcaaaaacacacggtaaggtctctaacatttttctcgatgaactgtttagtccctaatatttttctcggtgaactgtttagtccctaccgttagattctcatgaagattctgttagtcgatttggatttgagtcaaaatctatttaaaaaaatgtaatgcCTTAACTACTCTTTActacaaaatcaaatatataagacATTATCTTCATTGTATCTCATCTATGCGTTCTTCTAGTTGATTTGAGTCGATTATGGGTTAATGATTCAAtcttttctctatttttttagtgcgagttgtgagagaaagaTATGGAAgtgtgaattgcttttgactgataaatagtaaagggtaatttagtcatttccgaattcataagtggtaaaaaaatctaacaaacagacagaaggactaaacagttcaccgagaaaaaagttagggaccttaccgtgtgttttttaaaacacaaggactaaacaatacgttttgtcaaaatatagggactaataaattaattacccatatatttatgatctgttactaataagtgataaaatgacacacgtatgaagttTAGATGCCAACATTCATGATCGttaagacagtttgatgaattatttctcaaattaaccttATTTGATAACgttgggataaaattgctcttggctgctgAAGTTAAAGACAAATTTGTACGATTATAGACGTTAGATGTAAAATTTCTGGTATTTTTTTGGCAGCTTATTATCCCTACATTGACCAGGGTTAAAGATTGAGGTGGCTATTAATCTAAATTTGAAAAACGTCGAGGGCCATTTAggttttatgcaagttcataaCGAATGCCTTTTTTTATCCAAGAGATCAACAAATCCCTAATTCTAATCTGCTGTTGTTAGGGTTTTGCAATTCACCCCAAAATCGTTTCTCATAGTCAGATCTACTCCACGATGCTCACCACCACCTCCAGACGCCttcttatctcttcctcttcaacTTTACCTCTCAATCCTTCTCCATTTCATCAGATTACTGGTTTAATTTCTCTCCTCCATACTCATTACTCTGGCGCTGAGGTCAATGCAGTTGTCTCTTCCTTTCATAAGCTTCTTCGTGCCAAACCTCGGCCATCTGTAATCGAGTTCACTAAATTGTTGTCTTCACTGGTTAGGATGAAGCAGTTTCAGACTGTCATCTCTTTGTCCAATCGGATGGAATCTGTGAGTATTAAACCTGATGTTTATACTTGTAACATCTTAATTAATTGCTTCTGCCATTTAGAGCGTGTGGATTTTGGGTTTTCTGTTCTGGGCAAAATTTACAAGCTTGGTTTTCAACCTCACATTGTAACCTTCAATACTTTAATTAATGGTTTATGTAAAGACGGTAAAATTGGTCATGCAGTAGATTTATTTGATAAGATTGTGGCTGTGGGTCATCAACCTGATGTACAAACTTACAATGTGATTGTGAATGGTCTATGTAAAATTGGAAATTTGCATGTGGCAATGGGTTTGCTTAAAAGAATGGTTGAGAAAGGTTGCCGACCTAATGTGGTGACATACAATGCCATTATTGATGGTCTTTGCAAGTGTAACCAAGTTGATGAAGCATTTAATCTCTTCAA is drawn from Euphorbia lathyris chromosome 9, ddEupLath1.1, whole genome shotgun sequence and contains these coding sequences:
- the LOC136207427 gene encoding pentatricopeptide repeat-containing protein At1g63080, mitochondrial-like; the protein is MLNRNIAPNVVTFSILVDELCKQGMIIKAQSILSRMIQMGVEPDVVAYNSLIDGYGLHGKMHLAREVFDVMKIKGCNPNARTYNILINWYGKKKCISEAKELLYEMSSRGLIPDNYTYSSLIYGLCHARRPWESFELFKDLGATGYLSNVVTYSTLVHGFCENGCFDIAFSLFHEMQVTKLKPDIATYNIIIEGMCKAGRFKDVKKLLSGLFIDRLQLQSTHIIGFAIHPKIVSHSQIYSTMLTTTSRRLLISSSSTLPLNPSPFHQITGLISLLHTHYSGAEVNAVVSSFHKLLRAKPRPSVIEFTKLLSSLVRMKQFQTVISLSNRMESVSIKPDVYTCNILINCFCHLERVDFGFSVLGKIYKLGFQPHIVTFNTLINGLCKDGKIGHAVDLFDKIVAVGHQPDVQTYNVIVNGLCKIGNLHVAMGLLKRMVEKGCRPNVVTYNAIIDGLCKCNQVDEAFNLFKQIKSQGILPNVITHNSLIHGLCYSSKWKEASTLLEEMLERNIVPNVVTFTILVDELCKQGMIIKAQSIFSRMIQTGVEPDVVAYSSIVDGYGLHGQMHLARKVFDVMKRKGCNPNVHTYSILINWYCKKKCISEAKQLLCEMQEDLGKPWSSLRICVQLTIFRM